AAGCGAAACGGCCCATCATTGCATACGCAATGATGGGCCGTTATCGTTGTGGGAATATCCTTAATCAAGCATCGTAGTGTCCTGTACCACAAAAGGACCGGTAGGATGCATAATCGTATAATCTGTAAAATCCTGGTTGGAAATCAGGCCCGTACCATACAGGGTATCTGTAACCGTGCTGATCCTCACCCTGGTATTTGAAATAAACTGCTGCTTCTTGGAATCCCAGTTCAGCTCTTCGCAGTCCAGCCTTTCTCCTTTTTTGTTCACCACTACTACATGGTCTTTCAGGAAGATATTGGCATCGTTCTCAAAGTATTTGCCATAACGGGCTGTCAATGTGCTCTCTACACTCAGGGTATCGTTGTAAAACAATACTTTCAGCCCGTGATTGAACTCAACGTAGATAGGTGCCGCCAGGTGGCGAAGCATGGTAGGAGCTGTCAGATTGGCCTTTACGTGACCATTCTGACTGTACAGGGAGTTGATTTTCTTCCCTTCCTCTACAGCAGCGGCTTTTTTATCGAGGTTCATAACAGCCTGCATATCGTTCTCGCACGATACGGCAGCCAGCAAAACCCATAGAAACGCTAAACGCGTAATGATCTTCTTCATATAAGTACTTCGGGCGCAAAATTATGCAATTCCTGCATATGGGTCATGATGTAGTTGAAATGGCAATGGATCATCCTGAATTTATTTAAGCCGGTAGCGGGCCTTTTCCGAATGCAGGGGAGGCCGACAATCAAAAATTCAAACCGGAACCTGGCCTAAATATCACCTGCCGACAGGTTTCTAAAATGTCCGTTCAATTTTACCCTGTCCTTCAGCCGCTCCATTTCTGCCATCAACGGCACTACCTTTAGCAAATGCCGTTTCAGGTATTCCAGCCGCTGCAGTTCCTGGAACAGGTGCAGCAATTCATATTCCTCGTGCAGGGACAGGCCCGCATGATGCGCAATATCGTAGGAGAGGAGGTCTGCATCCTCCTTTTTAAAGCTTTTATTGACCTGCAACAGGTTATGCAGTTCCCTCAGTGCCAGTAATACCTGCTTTTGTAAACGTTCATTCAGGTTATACTGATTCTCAGGATAGTTAACAATGGCCCCCGTGTATAACTTGTCAGGAATGGTTTTGATCACCTCCAGTATACGAAACACTTTTGTACCGCTCGTCACCACGTCCAGCTCCCCGGTTTCGTAAGACTTCTCCACACGCACTACTTCTACCAGGGTACCGTACTCTACGATCTTATTGTCAATCACAGAAGGAATTCCAAAAGGCTTCTGCTCGGCTATACATTCCCTGATAAGCTGTT
This window of the Chitinophaga sancti genome carries:
- the lptC gene encoding LPS export ABC transporter periplasmic protein LptC; its protein translation is MKKIITRLAFLWVLLAAVSCENDMQAVMNLDKKAAAVEEGKKINSLYSQNGHVKANLTAPTMLRHLAAPIYVEFNHGLKVLFYNDTLSVESTLTARYGKYFENDANIFLKDHVVVVNKKGERLDCEELNWDSKKQQFISNTRVRISTVTDTLYGTGLISNQDFTDYTIMHPTGPFVVQDTTMLD
- a CDS encoding LON peptidase substrate-binding domain-containing protein, with the protein product MTNFIPIFPLGIVVYPQEQLNLHIFEPRYKQLIRECIAEQKPFGIPSVIDNKIVEYGTLVEVVRVEKSYETGELDVVTSGTKVFRILEVIKTIPDKLYTGAIVNYPENQYNLNERLQKQVLLALRELHNLLQVNKSFKKEDADLLSYDIAHHAGLSLHEEYELLHLFQELQRLEYLKRHLLKVVPLMAEMERLKDRVKLNGHFRNLSAGDI